The genomic DNA GCTGAGGAAAACGCCTGTTTGTAAAGTAAAGCTATTTTCTGTGTCAAACTAACCTCAATACCGGCAATGACCAGGCCAGCATACTTAATGATGTCGCTGTTCCTGTCCCAGAATTCGACAAAGGCGACCTTGCATCCGATGGGGTACACGGTCGCATTGCTGCAGTTGTTGGTGTCTCTGCAGCAAGAAGGTGGGAATTTACCCTGGTAGGAGTAGTCGGCGTATCCACTGCGTCCACAGCATTTCATCTGGAGTTCCGAAAATGAGTTAGAGGTAAAATACATGTTCACATCACATGCAAACTGCGAACTTACGCTGATTTGAATTGCATCCATGTAGTCGGAACGACGGGTGCGATGCTCCCAGGCCCTTTCCACCGTATCGCCCATGATTCCCAAGAACTTGTCCTTCTGCACCCACATGTAGATGACCAAAGCCAGTTGGCCTATCATTAGGACGAACAGCAGAATCGAGTACTACAATGATAAGAATCAGTAAAAGTACTCAAAAGTAATTGAAAACACCCCACCGTCATGGACATGCAGTAGGACTCGCGAATGGCGCCGCAGCAGCCGAACCAGGAGATCAGCAGGATGATGGCGCCCAGGATAATCATCGTGACGGGCACCTGCTGGGTACGCAGTGCATCCGCGAAATCATCGATGTTGTGGACTTTGCTGAACAGCAGAGCTCCAAATACGATTAGCAAGATGCCGCATATCTGAGGAAGAAAACATTTCA from Drosophila gunungcola strain Sukarami chromosome 2R unlocalized genomic scaffold, Dgunungcola_SK_2 000012F, whole genome shotgun sequence includes the following:
- the LOC128255934 gene encoding 23 kDa integral membrane protein — its product is MSCGISMVKYILFIFNLLCSICGILLIVFGALLFSKVHNIDDFADALRTQQVPVTMIILGAIILLISWFGCCGAIRESYCMSMTYSILLFVLMIGQLALVIYMWVQKDKFLGIMGDTVERAWEHRTRRSDYMDAIQISMKCCGRSGYADYSYQGKFPPSCCRDTNNCSNATVYPIGCKVAFVEFWDRNSDIIKYAGLVIAGIEFVGFIFACCLANSIRNYRRRADY